The proteins below are encoded in one region of Microbacterium pygmaeum:
- a CDS encoding NUDIX hydrolase: MTQTLIEPRRASPEAVVDVTRVAVSTVIFSLRRDPGTDRLAVVVPLVMRTRDPHEGQWALPGGWLDATESLDAAASRTLAETTAIAPSYLEQLYAFGAVDRSPTRVVSIVYWALVRPDEIPAAPVENVSWHDVAELPRLAFDHNHIVEYALWRLRNKVGYSRIAHGLLADEFTLAELREVYESILGRRLDPANFRRQAENSGTLIPTDRFRTGSHRPARFYRYNQDVELADRGPLASERTPENESSTS; the protein is encoded by the coding sequence ATGACACAAACGCTGATCGAACCTCGCAGGGCTTCGCCGGAGGCAGTCGTCGACGTCACCCGCGTCGCGGTGTCCACGGTGATCTTCTCGCTGCGCAGGGATCCCGGCACGGACCGACTCGCGGTCGTTGTGCCGCTCGTCATGCGCACGCGCGACCCGCACGAGGGCCAGTGGGCGCTGCCCGGCGGTTGGCTGGATGCGACCGAGAGCCTGGATGCCGCGGCATCCCGCACGCTCGCTGAAACCACCGCCATCGCTCCGAGCTATCTCGAACAGCTCTACGCGTTCGGGGCCGTCGACCGCTCCCCCACCCGGGTCGTCTCGATCGTGTACTGGGCGCTGGTGCGACCCGACGAGATCCCCGCGGCGCCGGTGGAGAACGTCTCGTGGCACGACGTCGCCGAGCTGCCCCGTCTGGCCTTCGACCACAACCACATCGTGGAGTACGCCCTGTGGCGCCTGCGCAACAAGGTCGGCTACAGCAGGATCGCGCACGGGCTGCTGGCCGATGAGTTCACGCTCGCCGAACTGCGCGAGGTGTACGAGTCGATCCTGGGCCGCCGGCTCGACCCCGCGAACTTCCGGCGGCAGGCCGAGAACTCCGGAACCCTCATCCCCACCGACCGCTTCCGCACCGGAAGTCACCGCCCCGCACGCTTCTACCGCTACAACCAGGACGTCGAGCTCGCCGATCGCGGCCCCCTCGCCTCCGAACGAACACCCGAGAACGAATCGAGCACGTCATGA
- a CDS encoding MarP family serine protease, whose product MIVVEIVLIGILLIALIAGVRRGFVASLGSIVGLVLGGIAAFWLVPVVNDLWPWQSTRVVAVIILTIVLLVGGGFGGAAAGVALRSGVDRTPLRVFDRILGGALAVVAGALSLTLVSSALVSTGTPVLSTALASSQVLRAIEGITPRPVAETLARVRSAVLDDGLPRLGELLALDQGGPTAPPVSLDDPVLAQAAASVARVSGTAWACGVSQTGTGFVLTADRVVTNAHVVAGVDTPIVELPGQPAREGRIVYFNTTNDLAVIAVDDLQVAPLAVVSPIAVGTAAVIQGYPYGGPFTMVNAAVISTGSPPVPDIYEESTTPREIYGLAADVQPGNSGGPLLTAEGAVAGVVFARADADEQRGYAMTTTELEPVLLAAPGLSDPVGTGRCTS is encoded by the coding sequence GTGATCGTGGTGGAGATCGTGCTGATCGGCATCCTGCTGATCGCGCTGATCGCGGGCGTGCGCCGCGGCTTCGTCGCCAGCCTCGGATCCATCGTCGGGCTCGTCCTCGGCGGGATCGCCGCGTTCTGGCTCGTGCCGGTCGTCAATGACCTCTGGCCGTGGCAGAGCACACGGGTCGTCGCCGTCATCATCCTGACCATCGTGCTGCTGGTCGGCGGCGGTTTCGGCGGCGCGGCGGCCGGCGTGGCGCTGCGAAGCGGCGTCGACCGCACGCCGTTGCGCGTCTTCGACCGGATCCTGGGCGGGGCGCTCGCCGTTGTGGCCGGTGCCCTCTCGCTCACCCTCGTCTCCTCCGCACTCGTGTCGACCGGCACACCCGTCCTATCCACCGCGCTGGCGTCGTCGCAGGTGCTGCGCGCCATCGAGGGGATCACCCCCCGACCGGTCGCCGAAACGCTTGCGCGGGTGCGCTCGGCTGTCCTCGATGACGGGCTGCCGAGACTGGGCGAACTGCTCGCCCTCGACCAGGGCGGACCCACGGCTCCGCCCGTGTCGCTGGATGATCCGGTGCTCGCTCAGGCCGCGGCATCCGTCGCCCGCGTCTCCGGAACTGCCTGGGCGTGCGGGGTGAGCCAGACCGGGACGGGTTTCGTCCTGACCGCCGATCGGGTCGTGACCAACGCGCACGTCGTCGCCGGTGTCGACACGCCCATCGTCGAGCTGCCGGGGCAACCCGCGCGCGAGGGCCGGATCGTCTACTTCAACACGACGAACGATCTCGCGGTGATCGCCGTGGACGACCTGCAGGTCGCACCGCTGGCGGTCGTCTCGCCGATCGCGGTGGGAACGGCCGCCGTGATCCAGGGCTACCCCTACGGCGGGCCCTTCACGATGGTCAACGCCGCGGTGATCTCGACCGGGTCGCCGCCGGTGCCGGACATCTACGAGGAGTCCACGACCCCTCGCGAGATCTACGGCCTCGCCGCCGACGTGCAGCCGGGGAACTCAGGCGGGCCACTGCTGACGGCGGAGGGGGCGGTCGCCGGCGTGGTCTTCGCTCGTGCCGACGCAGACGAGCAGCGCGGCTACGCGATGACGACGACCGAGCTCGAGCCGGTGCTCCTGGCTGCCCCCGGGCTCTCCGACCCGGTCGGCACCGGGCGCTGCACGTCCTGA
- the gcvT gene encoding glycine cleavage system aminomethyltransferase GcvT: protein MTEPRYTPLRARHEALGASFTDFGGWAMPVRYTSDLAEHHAVRTAAGLFDISHMAEFLISGDGAEAFLDYAFAGRISTMSEGKAKYSLLLSEGGGIIDDVIVYRLEAGAWEHPSRPSFLVISNAGNREQVAAALIERTAEFDVRVIDVTDDYSLIAVQGPLARAVLESLQDLTDLSPSLDDLKYYAAASARFHDAPVLIARTGYTGENGYELLIENARAAQLWDALLEVGAALGLVPAGLAARDTLRLEAGMPLYGHELSLDVLPAQAGLARVVAVDKDAFVGKSGLSAIVAADAPVLVGLVSDGRRAGRAGYAVLQGESVVGEITSGALSPTLGHPIAMAFVTPSAGAEGTSLFIDVRGNRIPATVTTLPFYRRAQ from the coding sequence ATGACAGAACCCCGCTACACGCCGCTCCGCGCGCGCCATGAGGCGCTCGGCGCCTCCTTCACCGACTTCGGGGGTTGGGCGATGCCGGTCCGGTACACGTCCGATCTCGCCGAACATCACGCGGTGCGCACGGCGGCGGGGCTGTTCGACATCTCGCACATGGCCGAGTTCCTGATCTCCGGCGACGGCGCCGAGGCGTTCCTGGACTACGCGTTCGCGGGTCGGATCTCGACGATGTCGGAGGGGAAGGCGAAGTATTCGCTACTCCTCTCCGAGGGCGGCGGGATCATCGACGACGTGATCGTGTACCGGCTGGAAGCGGGCGCATGGGAGCATCCGTCACGGCCGTCGTTCCTGGTCATCTCCAATGCGGGCAATCGTGAGCAGGTTGCCGCAGCCCTGATCGAGCGGACGGCGGAGTTCGATGTCCGTGTCATCGACGTCACCGACGACTACTCGCTCATCGCAGTGCAGGGCCCGCTGGCCCGCGCCGTACTGGAATCGCTGCAGGACCTCACCGACCTCTCCCCGTCGCTGGATGACCTCAAGTACTACGCCGCCGCATCGGCGCGCTTCCACGACGCGCCGGTGCTGATCGCGCGCACCGGCTACACGGGCGAGAACGGCTACGAGCTGCTCATCGAGAACGCGCGTGCCGCACAGCTGTGGGACGCGCTGCTCGAGGTCGGCGCTGCGCTCGGCCTCGTCCCGGCCGGTCTCGCCGCGCGCGACACCCTGCGCCTCGAAGCCGGAATGCCGCTGTACGGTCACGAGCTCTCCCTCGACGTCCTGCCGGCGCAGGCGGGCCTCGCCCGCGTCGTGGCTGTGGACAAGGACGCCTTCGTCGGCAAGTCCGGTCTTTCGGCGATCGTCGCTGCCGACGCGCCGGTGCTGGTCGGCCTCGTCTCCGACGGCAGGCGCGCCGGTCGGGCCGGCTACGCCGTGCTGCAGGGCGAGAGCGTCGTCGGCGAGATCACCAGCGGCGCGCTGAGCCCCACCCTCGGGCATCCGATCGCCATGGCCTTCGTCACCCCCTCGGCCGGCGCCGAGGGAACCTCGCTGTTCATCGATGTTCGCGGTAACCGCATCCCCGCGACCGTCACCACACTGCCGTTCTATCGTCGTGCCCAGTAG